A single genomic interval of Paenibacillus macerans harbors:
- a CDS encoding DMT family transporter: protein MTFGHLLSAATIIIWGTTFVSTKILLTDFLPIEILFFRFTLGFVFLLLLYPYPVKSKSWSEELLFVAAGLCGVTLYFLLENVALTYTLAANVGVIVSIVPFFTAVLAHFLLKDEPLTGPFIAGFGIALTGIAFIMFNGRFLLQVHPIGDLLALLASAVWAVYSVIMRKISELKHPTIGATRKVFFYGLLFMLPLLRPFEFKFGMQRFLDLSILANFLFLGLGASALCFVTWNLAVGILGAVKTSVYIYIVPVITVAASALFLHEEITWATIIGTLLALVGSYISERKPAPKLNECNRT, encoded by the coding sequence ATGACGTTCGGACATCTCCTGTCGGCAGCAACGATCATCATTTGGGGGACCACCTTTGTCTCCACTAAAATCTTGCTGACCGACTTTCTTCCCATAGAGATTCTTTTTTTCCGCTTTACCCTTGGATTCGTCTTTCTCCTCCTGCTCTACCCGTATCCCGTCAAAAGCAAGTCTTGGAGCGAGGAACTGCTGTTCGTTGCGGCTGGACTTTGCGGCGTAACATTATATTTCCTTCTGGAAAACGTCGCATTGACCTATACGCTGGCCGCCAATGTCGGCGTCATCGTATCGATCGTACCTTTTTTTACGGCGGTATTGGCTCACTTTTTGTTAAAAGACGAACCCTTAACCGGGCCATTTATAGCGGGTTTCGGCATTGCCCTGACGGGGATCGCATTCATCATGTTCAACGGCCGTTTCCTGCTGCAGGTACATCCGATCGGCGACCTTTTGGCTCTGCTCGCTTCGGCGGTCTGGGCGGTGTATTCAGTCATCATGCGGAAAATCAGCGAATTGAAGCACCCCACAATCGGCGCCACGCGTAAAGTTTTTTTCTACGGCCTGCTATTTATGCTGCCCTTGCTGAGACCGTTCGAATTCAAGTTTGGGATGCAGCGTTTTCTGGATCTGTCGATACTTGCCAACTTTCTATTCTTGGGTCTGGGGGCATCCGCTTTGTGCTTCGTCACCTGGAACTTGGCGGTCGGCATTCTTGGGGCGGTGAAAACGAGCGTATACATTTATATCGTTCCCGTGATCACCGTGGCAGCTTCAGCGCTTTTTTTACACGAAGAAATCACCTGGGCCACGATCATCGGAACTTTGCTGGCCTTGGTTGGCTCCTATATTTCGGAGCGGAAACCGGCGCCCAAACTGAATGAATGCAATCGGACTTAA
- a CDS encoding ArsR/SmtB family transcription factor: MDTAVLSALAESNRLHIVELLREGPLTVGGITDRLQLRQPQVSKHLRVLLDAGIVDMQADANRRIYQLRPEPFQEMDEWLDSYRHIWNERFDRLDAYLQDLMNPNNKH; the protein is encoded by the coding sequence ATGGACACAGCGGTATTAAGCGCACTTGCCGAATCTAACCGTTTACACATTGTTGAATTACTGCGTGAAGGCCCCCTTACTGTCGGGGGAATAACCGATCGCCTTCAGCTGCGGCAGCCTCAAGTATCCAAGCATCTCCGCGTGCTTCTTGATGCAGGAATCGTGGATATGCAGGCAGACGCGAATCGCCGGATTTATCAGCTGCGGCCGGAGCCTTTTCAGGAAATGGACGAATGGCTGGATTCCTATCGTCATATATGGAACGAGAGGTTCGATCGCTTGGATGCTTACCTTCAAGATTTGATGAATCCCAATAATAAACATTAG
- the perR gene encoding peroxide-responsive transcriptional repressor PerR: MTTRVQHALEQLKNNGVRITPQRHAILTYLMESLSHPTADEIYRSLEPRFPNMSVATVYNNLKMLMEAGMVRELTYGDNSSRFDADVSDHYHVICERCGKIKDFSYPSLEDVERKAEEATGFQIRGHRLELYGVCSECRMEH; the protein is encoded by the coding sequence TTGACAACGCGCGTACAGCATGCTTTGGAGCAGCTGAAAAATAACGGTGTCCGCATTACGCCGCAGCGTCACGCCATACTCACTTATCTTATGGAATCGCTGAGCCATCCTACTGCGGATGAAATCTACCGCTCCTTGGAACCCCGTTTTCCGAACATGAGCGTGGCGACGGTATATAATAATTTGAAAATGTTAATGGAAGCAGGTATGGTCCGCGAGCTGACCTATGGTGACAATTCGAGCCGCTTTGATGCCGATGTATCCGACCATTACCATGTGATTTGCGAACGATGCGGCAAAATCAAGGATTTCAGCTACCCTTCGCTGGAGGATGTGGAGCGCAAAGCGGAGGAAGCGACCGGGTTTCAAATCCGCGGCCATCGGCTGGAGCTGTACGGTGTTTGCAGCGAATGCCGGATGGAACATTGA
- a CDS encoding GNAT family N-acetyltransferase: protein MIARLPLEEADIVEQIWSLQHQAYRLETRAVGLAEAPPLPDTFDSIRSSGDAYYGVLSEDGELLGAAAVRSEAPGTLDITRLMVHPERLRQGIGSSLVRYVLDNHPEAKRFTVAASSQNAPAVALYRRCGFVPGETVRSAAGVELTLFRLER, encoded by the coding sequence ATGATCGCGAGATTGCCGCTGGAGGAAGCCGATATCGTGGAGCAAATCTGGAGCCTGCAGCATCAAGCCTACAGGCTGGAGACCAGAGCCGTAGGGCTTGCGGAGGCTCCGCCCCTGCCGGATACGTTCGATTCGATCCGGAGCAGCGGGGATGCTTATTACGGCGTGCTGTCGGAAGACGGGGAGCTGCTGGGGGCCGCCGCCGTTCGCAGCGAAGCTCCCGGCACATTGGATATCACCCGCCTGATGGTGCACCCCGAACGCTTGCGGCAGGGCATCGGCTCCTCCCTGGTGCGGTACGTCCTTGACAACCATCCGGAAGCGAAGCGGTTTACGGTGGCGGCCAGCTCGCAAAACGCCCCGGCGGTCGCTCTATACCGCCGCTGCGGCTTTGTGCCGGGCGAAACGGTCCGCTCCGCCGCCGGCGTGGAACTGACGCTATTCCGTTTGGAAAGATAA
- a CDS encoding nucleotidyltransferase-like protein, with protein MEPTIFSIMDEEKAGRQAIGAIGYRQDNGSSHDTLLHDFEFLILVVHHGLEERGIRVEHCLSGDAHYQLLHLDCGDIEDWVIAGDNRELVKSFLHGEIIWDIAGELAAFRSYINQFEDGIREKRKLKEFAKFLMMYSEAKKLTAAQDLLDAYYSVLQALKHYARIELIEQGILPESRVWEQVRSLNSVVYKLFDELTDNSETLEQRIQLVLLACEFSLTSKMESCCSPLLRILGSRKEAWSIQELMQLPELVHVKDELPLVLRRLVYRGLIKESAKTQKESKGEQRELRYWV; from the coding sequence GTGGAACCAACCATTTTTTCGATAATGGACGAAGAGAAGGCCGGCCGTCAGGCGATCGGAGCGATCGGATACCGCCAGGACAACGGAAGTTCTCACGACACGCTGCTGCACGATTTCGAGTTTCTGATCCTGGTGGTGCATCATGGATTGGAGGAGCGAGGGATTCGGGTCGAGCATTGCCTAAGCGGTGACGCTCATTATCAGCTTTTGCATCTCGATTGCGGCGACATTGAAGATTGGGTCATTGCCGGAGATAACCGGGAACTGGTCAAATCCTTTTTGCATGGGGAGATTATTTGGGACATTGCCGGGGAATTGGCGGCTTTCCGTTCATATATCAATCAGTTTGAAGACGGCATTAGGGAAAAGCGCAAATTGAAAGAGTTCGCGAAATTCCTTATGATGTACAGCGAAGCCAAGAAGCTCACCGCGGCCCAGGACTTGCTGGATGCGTATTACAGCGTGCTGCAGGCGCTCAAGCATTATGCCCGGATCGAGCTGATCGAGCAGGGGATACTGCCGGAGAGCCGGGTGTGGGAACAGGTGCGGTCCTTAAACTCGGTCGTTTACAAATTGTTCGACGAGCTGACGGATAATTCGGAGACGCTGGAGCAGCGCATCCAACTCGTTCTGCTAGCTTGCGAGTTCTCTTTGACAAGCAAAATGGAAAGCTGCTGTTCGCCGCTCTTGCGCATATTAGGCAGCCGCAAGGAAGCCTGGAGCATTCAGGAACTGATGCAGCTTCCCGAACTTGTTCATGTGAAGGACGAACTTCCCCTCGTGCTTCGAAGATTGGTGTATAGGGGGCTGATAAAGGAGTCCGCCAAGACCCAAAAAGAAAGCAAAGGGGAACAACGCGAATTGCGGTATTGGGTTTAA
- a CDS encoding DUF4097 family beta strand repeat-containing protein, producing MTPDMMPMQPPAGPERTKGYKPRQRKRKAIACLLSALFPGLGHLYLRLFFRAIAFIYFVLIDASALIYFSSVRMAINVPLLVLLGLLIPAAYFYSIYDVLQSTDALNARMRREPEAHGERPPEAGRNPGSGLGQGIRASILLVGGGTLMFLLRQKPVWLQDLIQYGAEYIVAAALIMTALIMMVREGRRRYWRSGRLTAAALLLSVAVLLLLDKFTGLDDMLLLRKWWPLLFVFWGLEHILTLVWNFRKKLRPQRLLRVDAQGLLLSMFISFSVFAVTQQDQYMHLWNRVSLDLTAAGTEYSAQEGYRVEKPELEIPIDLDTGKIAIDGINGDIEVKKASIENVIVKYTVWVDQLGTEDARKIAAGTSVAANEGSTLGLSVQDKAYGESGRRHPRVDLTVVLPENRFLDLDISTSSGGITLTGVQAMKQVKLQTGNGDLRLWDVIGDVSAKTLNGDIELYRIFGDAQVDTQGGNVKGRGITGKASLSTLVGDITLTEAQDAIKTNTKNGNIRVDGVPSELQAESLNGKVHISSSSVGGDWDVYSAVGEIRFDLPEVGDYTLEGSSGYGDIFTEMPFTVEDKEIKGAVGTGKYRVKVDGNSNLIVNRN from the coding sequence ATGACGCCGGATATGATGCCGATGCAGCCGCCGGCCGGGCCTGAGCGGACAAAAGGCTACAAGCCGCGGCAGCGTAAACGCAAAGCGATCGCCTGTTTGCTGTCCGCTCTGTTTCCGGGTTTGGGCCATTTGTATTTGCGCCTGTTTTTCCGGGCTATCGCTTTTATTTATTTTGTGCTTATCGACGCGTCCGCACTGATTTACTTTTCTTCCGTGCGGATGGCGATTAACGTACCGCTGCTTGTGTTGCTGGGATTGCTGATTCCGGCCGCTTATTTTTACAGCATTTATGACGTGCTTCAATCCACCGACGCGCTGAACGCCCGTATGAGAAGAGAGCCGGAAGCGCACGGGGAGCGGCCGCCGGAAGCGGGCCGGAACCCGGGCTCGGGGCTGGGCCAGGGGATTCGCGCAAGCATCCTGCTGGTTGGCGGAGGCACCCTGATGTTTTTGCTCCGGCAAAAGCCGGTTTGGCTGCAGGATTTGATTCAATACGGCGCGGAGTATATCGTAGCGGCCGCTTTGATCATGACGGCGCTGATTATGATGGTCCGCGAAGGGCGGCGCCGTTATTGGCGTTCGGGGCGTTTGACGGCTGCTGCGCTGCTCCTGTCGGTTGCCGTTCTTTTGCTGCTCGACAAGTTTACCGGCCTGGACGATATGCTGCTCCTTCGCAAGTGGTGGCCGCTCCTGTTCGTGTTTTGGGGGCTGGAGCATATTTTGACCCTGGTCTGGAACTTTCGGAAAAAGCTCCGTCCGCAGCGCCTGCTGCGGGTGGATGCCCAGGGGCTGTTGCTCTCCATGTTTATTTCTTTTTCCGTGTTTGCCGTGACCCAGCAGGATCAATACATGCACCTCTGGAACCGGGTAAGCCTCGATTTGACGGCGGCCGGGACGGAATACAGCGCTCAGGAGGGCTACCGGGTCGAGAAGCCGGAGCTTGAAATCCCGATCGACCTGGATACCGGCAAAATCGCGATCGACGGAATCAACGGGGATATCGAAGTGAAAAAGGCGAGCATTGAAAATGTCATCGTCAAATATACGGTTTGGGTGGATCAACTGGGAACGGAGGATGCCCGGAAAATCGCCGCCGGGACGTCCGTTGCCGCGAATGAAGGGAGCACGCTGGGGCTCTCCGTGCAGGACAAGGCGTACGGGGAGAGCGGCCGGCGCCACCCGCGCGTGGATCTGACCGTCGTGCTGCCGGAAAACCGCTTTTTGGATTTGGATATTTCCACCTCCAGCGGCGGCATTACGCTGACGGGGGTTCAGGCCATGAAGCAGGTCAAGCTGCAGACCGGAAACGGGGATTTGCGCCTGTGGGACGTCATCGGCGATGTCTCGGCGAAAACGCTGAACGGCGATATTGAACTGTACCGGATTTTCGGCGACGCCCAGGTTGACACCCAAGGAGGGAATGTCAAGGGCAGAGGAATTACCGGAAAAGCTTCCTTGTCCACCCTCGTTGGCGATATTACGCTGACGGAGGCGCAGGACGCGATTAAAACGAACACGAAAAACGGGAATATTCGCGTGGACGGCGTGCCGTCCGAGCTTCAGGCCGAATCCTTGAACGGCAAAGTGCATATTTCTTCCTCGTCGGTGGGGGGAGACTGGGACGTGTACAGCGCGGTCGGGGAAATACGCTTCGATCTTCCGGAGGTTGGCGACTACACTTTGGAAGGTTCCAGCGGATATGGGGATATTTTTACCGAAATGCCGTTTACCGTAGAGGATAAGGAAATTAAAGGAGCCGTCGGCACCGGCAAATACCGGGTGAAAGTCGATGGGAACAGCAATTTGATCGTGAACCGGAACTGA
- the gatB gene encoding Asp-tRNA(Asn)/Glu-tRNA(Gln) amidotransferase subunit GatB has product MSISNYETVIGLEVHVELHTKTKIFCGCSTEFGAPPNTHTCPVCLGHPGVLPVLNRQAVDYAMKAAMALNCEIGDVSKFDRKNYFYPDSPKAYQISQYDQPIGLNGYIDIEVDGRTKRIGITRLHLEEDAGKLTHVDGGFASLVDFNRVGTPLIEIVSEPDISSPEEARAYLEKLRAIMLYCEVSDVKMEEGSMRCDANISLRPHGQQEFGTRAELKNMNSFRGVVRGLEYEQLRQAEILDEGGEVVQETRRWDESQAKTFSMRGKEEAHDYRYFPDPDLVTLHIDQAWKDRIRASIPELPDARKARYTAEYGLPEYDAGVITSSKALADLFENSLEYTKDAKAVSNWIMGDLLGFLNTNGLELADVKLTGQGLGEMIGLLEKGTISSKIAKTVFKEMLQSGKLPQQIVEEQGLVQISDEGAIKAIVDEVIAANPASVEDYKAGKEKAIGFLVGQVMKQSKGKANPGLVNKLLVEALKG; this is encoded by the coding sequence ATGTCAATATCCAATTATGAAACGGTGATCGGGCTGGAGGTGCACGTGGAGCTGCATACGAAAACGAAAATTTTCTGCGGCTGTTCCACCGAGTTCGGCGCACCGCCGAACACGCATACCTGCCCGGTATGTCTCGGGCATCCCGGCGTTCTGCCCGTGCTGAACCGCCAGGCCGTCGACTACGCGATGAAGGCGGCGATGGCGCTGAACTGCGAAATCGGCGATGTAAGCAAATTCGACCGCAAAAATTACTTCTACCCCGACTCGCCGAAAGCTTATCAAATTTCGCAATACGATCAGCCGATCGGCTTGAACGGATATATCGATATCGAAGTGGACGGGCGGACGAAACGGATCGGCATTACCCGCTTGCACCTGGAGGAGGATGCCGGCAAGCTGACGCATGTTGACGGCGGGTTCGCCTCGCTGGTCGACTTTAACCGCGTCGGTACGCCGCTGATTGAAATCGTGTCCGAGCCGGACATTTCCTCGCCGGAGGAAGCCAGAGCTTATCTGGAGAAGCTGCGGGCGATCATGCTGTATTGCGAAGTGTCCGACGTGAAGATGGAAGAAGGCTCGATGCGCTGCGACGCCAACATCAGCTTGCGTCCGCACGGGCAGCAGGAGTTCGGCACCCGGGCCGAACTCAAAAACATGAACTCGTTCCGCGGCGTGGTCCGCGGGCTGGAATACGAGCAGCTTCGCCAGGCCGAGATCTTGGACGAGGGCGGAGAAGTCGTACAGGAAACGCGCCGTTGGGACGAGTCCCAAGCCAAGACATTTTCGATGCGCGGCAAAGAGGAGGCGCATGACTATCGTTACTTCCCGGACCCGGATCTCGTGACTTTGCATATCGACCAAGCCTGGAAGGACCGGATCCGCGCCTCGATTCCCGAGCTGCCCGATGCGCGGAAGGCGCGGTACACTGCGGAATACGGGCTGCCGGAATATGACGCCGGCGTCATCACGTCTTCCAAGGCGCTGGCCGATCTGTTCGAGAACAGCCTGGAATATACGAAGGACGCCAAAGCGGTATCCAACTGGATCATGGGCGATTTGCTCGGCTTTTTGAACACCAACGGCCTGGAGCTGGCTGATGTGAAATTGACAGGGCAAGGGCTTGGCGAAATGATCGGGCTGCTGGAAAAAGGCACGATCAGCTCGAAGATCGCCAAAACCGTATTCAAGGAAATGCTGCAAAGCGGCAAGCTGCCGCAGCAGATCGTCGAGGAGCAGGGCCTTGTGCAAATCAGCGACGAAGGCGCGATCAAGGCGATCGTGGACGAGGTGATCGCGGCCAATCCGGCTTCCGTCGAAGACTACAAGGCGGGCAAGGAGAAGGCGATCGGCTTCCTGGTCGGCCAGGTGATGAAGCAAAGCAAAGGGAAAGCGAACCCGGGGCTTGTCAACAAGCTGCTGGTGGAAGCGCTGAAAGGATAA
- a CDS encoding glycosyl hydrolase family 18 protein, producing MRSRKSTYRRKRRGGKLKWCFGLVIVIAGIYWAATALLPNRSHVNPEWYGKVEKPIFLGGELLDGSALGEGDGLKLPLPVIQSAIDPNVRYEEGTKSVILTTPRKLVFLKANEKIAKINNKPTELLFAPEEKDGVLYLPAHLLAEIYGAEVQEDPESGAVLLAKAGESVQQASVQTSSRDKDATVPLRTGPNIHQPILADMKPDTELRILQSADDWYYVQMNNGYTGYVRHKNVLVGEKRTVPELKLELSADKQKRMSKKISMTWEAVYQVAPNPASIGKLPGVNVVSPTWFSLADNEGNVQSKADIAYVKWAHAQGMQVWGLFSNSFDPDRTTEALANFDRRLTTILQMLHYAQIYDLDGINIDYENVYTEDKENLIQFVRELRPLAEEQGLIVSIDVTPKSNSEMWSAFLDRAKLGEAVDYMILMAYDEHWAASPVSGSVASLPWAESSATRILQEDGVPPEKLILGVPLYTRIWTETEKDGKTEVSSKAIGMKRAQEIIAEKKLKPRLAEETGQNYVEYSDKEGLHRIWLEDATSLARRVELAKSLDLAGIAAWNRSFASDEAWDVLSGIIE from the coding sequence TTGAGGAGCAGGAAAAGCACTTATCGCAGAAAAAGACGCGGCGGCAAGCTGAAATGGTGCTTTGGACTTGTAATTGTGATTGCAGGCATCTATTGGGCGGCTACGGCATTGCTGCCTAACCGCAGCCATGTCAACCCGGAATGGTACGGGAAGGTGGAGAAACCGATATTCCTCGGCGGGGAGCTGTTGGACGGTTCGGCCTTGGGTGAGGGGGACGGTTTGAAGCTGCCGCTCCCTGTCATTCAATCGGCCATTGATCCGAATGTTAGGTATGAAGAGGGGACGAAATCCGTTATTCTGACCACGCCGCGGAAGCTGGTTTTCCTTAAGGCGAATGAAAAGATCGCCAAAATCAACAACAAGCCGACGGAGCTGCTGTTTGCTCCGGAGGAGAAGGACGGGGTTCTGTACCTGCCGGCTCATCTGCTTGCGGAGATTTACGGAGCCGAAGTGCAGGAAGACCCGGAATCGGGAGCCGTCTTGCTGGCCAAAGCGGGGGAGAGCGTGCAGCAGGCCAGCGTGCAGACGTCATCGCGGGACAAGGATGCCACGGTGCCGCTGCGCACGGGGCCGAACATTCACCAGCCGATCCTGGCGGATATGAAGCCGGATACCGAGCTGCGCATCCTGCAGTCGGCCGATGATTGGTATTATGTCCAGATGAACAACGGCTATACGGGATATGTACGCCATAAGAACGTGCTCGTCGGGGAGAAGAGGACGGTTCCGGAACTGAAGCTGGAGCTCTCTGCGGACAAGCAAAAGCGCATGTCCAAGAAGATCAGCATGACCTGGGAGGCCGTATATCAAGTCGCACCCAATCCCGCCTCCATCGGCAAGCTGCCGGGCGTGAATGTGGTGAGCCCGACCTGGTTTTCGCTGGCGGACAATGAAGGGAATGTGCAAAGCAAGGCCGACATCGCGTATGTGAAATGGGCTCATGCCCAAGGGATGCAGGTGTGGGGGCTGTTCAGCAACAGCTTTGATCCGGACCGGACGACGGAAGCGCTGGCGAATTTCGACCGGCGGCTGACGACCATTTTGCAAATGCTTCATTACGCCCAAATTTACGATCTGGACGGAATTAATATCGACTATGAAAACGTATATACCGAGGACAAGGAAAATCTGATCCAATTCGTTCGCGAGCTGCGCCCGCTCGCCGAGGAGCAGGGACTGATCGTCTCGATCGACGTCACCCCGAAATCGAACAGCGAGATGTGGTCTGCTTTTCTGGACCGCGCGAAGCTTGGGGAAGCCGTGGACTATATGATATTAATGGCTTATGACGAGCATTGGGCGGCCAGCCCGGTTTCCGGCTCGGTTGCTTCGCTCCCGTGGGCCGAATCCTCCGCGACCCGGATTTTGCAGGAGGATGGTGTTCCTCCAGAGAAGCTGATCCTCGGCGTTCCGCTCTATACGCGGATCTGGACGGAAACCGAAAAAGACGGCAAAACGGAAGTCAGCTCGAAAGCGATCGGCATGAAGCGGGCTCAGGAAATTATCGCCGAAAAGAAGCTGAAGCCTCGTCTGGCCGAAGAAACCGGGCAGAATTATGTGGAGTACAGCGATAAGGAAGGTCTGCACCGAATATGGCTGGAGGATGCAACGTCTCTGGCCCGGCGCGTGGAGCTGGCCAAATCGCTTGATCTGGCGGGCATCGCCGCCTGGAACCGAAGTTTTGCTTCGGATGAGGCCTGGGATGTGCTTAGTGGAATCATAGAATAG
- a CDS encoding DUF2614 family zinc ribbon-containing protein, with the protein MFFKSSKINEFRLWGLLLTMLGMGLMVLGTAGIVFWGQSGKIVAGIGLVIGLISMLGSLAVYFWAGMLSTSAVQLECPECHKLTKMLGKTDRCMFCKTMLTLDPAKANITADQLEQQGTATTAKNG; encoded by the coding sequence ATGTTTTTTAAATCAAGTAAAATCAATGAATTCCGGCTTTGGGGTTTGCTGCTGACCATGCTTGGCATGGGTTTGATGGTGCTTGGGACCGCGGGGATCGTATTTTGGGGACAATCCGGCAAAATCGTCGCCGGCATCGGCCTGGTCATCGGGTTAATTTCGATGCTGGGCAGCCTGGCGGTCTATTTTTGGGCCGGCATGCTGTCGACCTCGGCCGTTCAACTGGAATGTCCGGAATGCCATAAATTAACCAAAATGCTCGGGAAAACCGACCGCTGTATGTTCTGCAAAACGATGCTTACCCTTGACCCGGCCAAGGCCAATATCACGGCGGACCAACTTGAGCAGCAAGGAACCGCCACTACGGCCAAAAACGGATAG
- the gatA gene encoding Asp-tRNA(Asn)/Glu-tRNA(Gln) amidotransferase subunit GatA produces the protein MALFDLRLQEIHNQLHNKELSVSDLVGEAFAKIRERDEKIGAFLTLNEEGARAEASRLDDKLASGGQRGLLFGLPIGIKDNMVTEGLLTTCGSQFLKNYNPIYDATVVTKLKQAEAVTIGKLNMDEFAMGGSNENSSFHPVRNPWDLSRVPGGSSGGSAAAVAAGEAFFALGSDTGGSIRQPASYCGVVGLKPTYGRVSRYGLVAFASSLDQIGPITKNVEDAAYVLQAIAGHDPKDSTSADVEVPDYLSALTGEISGLKIAVPKEYLEGVDPQVKAAVLEALRVLESLGAVWEEVSLPHTEYAVAAYYLLASSEASSNLSRFDGVRYGVRADHAGSLLDLYYDSRSQGFGAEVKRRIMLGTYALSSGYYDAYYLKAQKVRTLIKQDFDQTFAKYDVIIGPTAPTTAFPLGSQVDDPLTMYLNDILTIPVSLAGVPALSVPCGFAEGMPVGLQIIGKPFDESAILRVAHAFEANTDHHLKRPAL, from the coding sequence TTGGCGCTGTTTGATTTGCGTTTGCAGGAGATACATAATCAACTGCACAACAAGGAGCTGTCCGTATCCGATTTGGTCGGCGAAGCCTTCGCCAAAATTCGGGAACGCGACGAGAAGATCGGGGCGTTTTTGACGCTGAACGAAGAAGGAGCCCGGGCCGAGGCCTCGCGGCTTGACGATAAGCTGGCTTCCGGGGGGCAACGGGGACTGCTGTTCGGTTTGCCGATCGGCATCAAGGACAACATGGTGACGGAAGGGCTGCTAACAACATGCGGCAGCCAGTTTTTGAAGAACTACAATCCGATCTACGATGCAACGGTGGTCACGAAGCTGAAGCAAGCGGAAGCGGTGACGATCGGGAAACTGAACATGGACGAATTCGCCATGGGCGGCTCGAACGAGAACTCTAGCTTCCATCCCGTGCGCAATCCGTGGGATTTAAGCCGCGTTCCCGGCGGTTCAAGCGGCGGATCGGCGGCGGCGGTGGCGGCCGGGGAAGCGTTTTTTGCGCTGGGTTCCGATACCGGCGGTTCGATCCGCCAGCCGGCTTCGTACTGCGGCGTCGTCGGCCTGAAGCCGACTTACGGCCGCGTATCGAGATACGGGCTGGTGGCTTTTGCCTCCTCGCTGGATCAAATCGGTCCGATTACGAAAAATGTCGAGGATGCCGCTTACGTGCTGCAGGCGATCGCCGGACACGACCCCAAGGACTCCACTTCGGCGGATGTCGAAGTTCCGGATTACCTGTCGGCGCTGACCGGGGAAATTTCCGGGCTGAAAATCGCCGTGCCAAAGGAATACCTGGAAGGCGTCGACCCGCAGGTCAAAGCCGCGGTGCTGGAAGCTCTGCGCGTGCTGGAAAGCCTTGGCGCCGTGTGGGAAGAAGTTTCGCTGCCGCATACCGAATACGCCGTGGCGGCTTACTATCTGCTCGCGTCCTCCGAAGCGTCGTCCAACCTTTCGCGGTTTGACGGCGTCCGTTACGGCGTGCGCGCGGACCATGCCGGAAGCCTGCTCGATCTCTATTACGACTCGCGCAGCCAGGGCTTTGGTGCGGAAGTGAAGCGCCGCATCATGCTGGGGACTTACGCGCTCAGTTCGGGTTACTACGATGCCTACTACTTGAAGGCCCAGAAGGTCAGAACGCTGATCAAACAGGACTTCGACCAGACCTTTGCGAAATACGACGTCATTATCGGCCCGACGGCGCCGACGACGGCCTTCCCGTTGGGCTCGCAGGTCGACGACCCGCTGACGATGTATTTGAACGACATTTTGACGATTCCGGTCAGCTTGGCCGGCGTTCCTGCGCTGAGCGTGCCGTGCGGTTTTGCCGAGGGAATGCCGGTTGGCCTTCAGATCATCGGCAAGCCTTTTGACGAGAGCGCGATCCTGCGCGTGGCCCACGCGTTCGAAGCGAATACGGATCATCATCTGAAGCGTCCGGCGTTGTAA